Proteins co-encoded in one Candidatus Hydrogenedentota bacterium genomic window:
- a CDS encoding nitronate monooxygenase, whose translation MLKTRITEMLGIEYPILMGGMQWLAKAELVSAVSNAGGCGFITAVSFAYPEELRAEIRKARDMTDKPFGVNISMLPVLMPGDQTDAFMDVVCEEGAPVVETAGRNPEPYVQKLHAAGVKLIHKVPAVRFAKKAESIGVDAVTIVGFECGGHPGMDDVPSLILIPKAAEELHVPVIAAGGFCDGRSLVAALALGANAVLMGTRFMASVESPMHDNFKKWMIAAKETDTVVVERSIRNAARIIKNEAALTVARLEAEGATLEELLPIIAGKVGRDAYLSGDVNAGTIACGQVVGRIHEIKTCKQIIDDIIAEARERLAQLGRVFKE comes from the coding sequence ATGCTGAAGACGCGTATTACCGAAATGCTTGGAATCGAATACCCGATTCTCATGGGGGGAATGCAGTGGCTTGCGAAGGCGGAACTGGTTTCCGCCGTGTCAAACGCCGGTGGCTGCGGCTTCATCACGGCGGTGTCGTTCGCCTACCCGGAGGAACTGCGCGCGGAAATCCGAAAGGCCCGCGACATGACGGACAAGCCGTTCGGAGTGAACATTTCCATGCTGCCCGTGCTCATGCCCGGTGACCAGACCGACGCCTTCATGGACGTTGTGTGCGAGGAAGGGGCGCCCGTGGTGGAGACGGCGGGCCGCAACCCCGAACCTTACGTGCAAAAGCTGCACGCGGCGGGCGTCAAGCTCATTCACAAGGTGCCGGCGGTGCGCTTCGCGAAGAAGGCGGAGAGCATCGGCGTGGACGCCGTGACGATTGTGGGCTTCGAGTGCGGGGGGCACCCCGGCATGGACGACGTGCCGTCGCTGATTCTCATCCCGAAGGCCGCGGAAGAACTGCACGTGCCCGTGATTGCGGCGGGCGGATTCTGCGACGGGCGCAGCCTCGTGGCCGCGCTCGCGCTGGGCGCGAACGCCGTGCTGATGGGGACTCGCTTCATGGCATCGGTCGAAAGCCCCATGCACGACAACTTCAAGAAATGGATGATTGCCGCGAAGGAAACGGACACGGTCGTGGTCGAGCGTTCAATCCGCAATGCGGCGCGCATTATCAAGAACGAGGCCGCGCTCACGGTGGCGAGACTGGAAGCCGAGGGCGCCACTCTGGAGGAGTTGCTGCCCATCATCGCGGGCAAAGTGGGGCGTGACGCCTACCTGAGCGGCGATGTCAACGCCGGGACCATCGCTTGCGGGCAGGTGGTCGGGCGCATCCACGAAATCAAGACCTGCAAACAGATCATTGACGACATCATCGCCGAAGCGCGGGAACGGCTGGCGCAGCTTGGGCGCGTGTTCAAGGAATGA
- a CDS encoding aldo/keto reductase has protein sequence MKTGPMGRRDFIRGTVAGGMGLGMMGAADGAAGQVPAPAGGKVPRKPLGSTGEVLPILQMGTCQTMDPKYDKRLHRCFQMGVDYIDTAQMYADGLAQKAVAVFNRQIADRKKLFIATKVYLSVEEASAQRFKEELDKCLADLEMDYVDLFYIHMAHHERYLEPEFIQMADDLKKSGKTRFFGISVHDGSVPAMLTKAAEVGGVDVVLFRYNFRQYGNVELNRAIDAAKSKGLGLVAMKTLAAIPDDAEEIVPFRSDNFTLTQAKLKAVWADDRIDAVCSQMSSVEHVMENTAAAISPVKLSMDEYMQLHRLAALTSEHYCNGCNHLCESRVPGKLRIADQMRYLMYYESYHECDSARKLYRSLQPEERDFDYVDLADATKACPQQIDIRRRLERARKLLSV, from the coding sequence ATGAAGACAGGACCCATGGGGCGGCGCGATTTCATTCGTGGGACCGTGGCCGGTGGTATGGGACTGGGCATGATGGGCGCCGCGGACGGAGCGGCAGGACAGGTGCCTGCCCCCGCCGGGGGCAAGGTGCCGCGCAAGCCCCTGGGCTCGACCGGCGAAGTATTGCCCATCCTCCAGATGGGCACTTGCCAGACCATGGACCCGAAGTACGACAAGAGGCTCCACCGCTGTTTCCAGATGGGCGTCGATTACATCGATACCGCCCAAATGTACGCGGATGGTCTGGCGCAGAAGGCCGTGGCTGTGTTCAACCGCCAGATTGCCGACCGTAAGAAGCTCTTCATCGCGACAAAGGTCTATCTGAGCGTGGAGGAGGCCTCGGCGCAGCGGTTCAAAGAAGAGCTGGACAAGTGCCTGGCTGACCTGGAGATGGATTACGTGGACCTCTTCTATATCCACATGGCCCATCACGAGCGCTACTTGGAACCTGAATTCATTCAAATGGCCGATGACCTCAAGAAGAGCGGCAAGACACGATTCTTCGGGATTTCGGTGCATGACGGGTCCGTGCCGGCGATGTTGACGAAAGCGGCGGAAGTGGGCGGCGTCGATGTGGTTCTGTTTCGCTACAACTTCCGCCAGTACGGAAACGTCGAGTTGAACCGCGCCATTGACGCAGCCAAGAGCAAGGGTCTGGGCCTGGTGGCGATGAAGACGCTGGCCGCGATCCCCGACGACGCGGAGGAGATCGTACCGTTCCGGTCCGACAACTTCACGCTGACGCAGGCGAAGTTGAAGGCCGTTTGGGCTGACGACCGCATCGACGCGGTCTGTTCTCAGATGTCCAGCGTCGAGCACGTCATGGAGAACACCGCGGCAGCCATATCGCCGGTGAAGTTGTCCATGGACGAGTACATGCAGTTGCACCGGCTCGCCGCGCTGACCTCCGAACACTATTGCAACGGCTGCAATCACCTGTGCGAATCGCGCGTACCGGGCAAGCTGCGGATCGCGGACCAGATGCGCTACCTGATGTACTACGAGAGCTATCACGAGTGTGACAGCGCCCGCAAGCTCTATCGGTCCCTGCAGCCCGAAGAGCGGGATTTCGACTACGTCGACCTCGCGGACGCCACGAAGGCCTGTCCGCAGCAGATCGACATCCGCAGGCGGCTTGAGCGGGCCCGGAAGCTGCTGTCCGTCTGA
- a CDS encoding 4Fe-4S dicluster domain-containing protein produces the protein MRRINQYLTGFSLRKALRITNIRIVSQAFFFLVFLFSVWATWTSRLGGYPVSRLLEMDPLVLLATMLSTGRIYRYLGWGLLVLALTLLFGRVFCNWVCPYGTLHQFVGWLFNVGTGKKRIEDNRYRPVFALKYVVLIVFVLMAAMGALQVGLLDPICLMYRTFATVVAPAADLGIDKVSEAAGSLELDTLWLDNLKFGPGVERRVFVGSFWIGVILFGLVAMNTVIPRFFCRVLCPLGALLGVFSRFALFRINRDVHKCTDCNLCLTRCEGASDPQSILRQSECFSCMNCIDDCPEDALSFRMLRQDTKQVKAAPDLSRRKLVFASIMGVLAYPFIKNHGVNTDKNFSGALIRPPGSVEESLFLAKCIKCDQCINACPTNVLQPATFEEAGVEALWTPVMNFDIGHCQLKCTLCSEVCPTGAIRKITVEEKLGKGAYAGQGPIRLGTAFYDVGRCLPHAMEIPCVVCEEVCPVSPKAIQAKDVETKDVFGNIVVLNKPFIVPDLCIGCGICQNECPVRDDRAVYVTAVGESRSDERKLLLKHREVTG, from the coding sequence ATGCGCAGGATTAATCAGTACCTGACAGGTTTTTCGCTCAGGAAAGCCCTGCGCATCACCAATATCCGCATTGTGTCGCAGGCGTTTTTCTTTCTGGTGTTCCTGTTTTCCGTCTGGGCCACATGGACGTCGCGCCTGGGTGGTTACCCGGTCTCGCGCCTGCTCGAGATGGACCCGCTCGTGCTGCTCGCGACCATGCTCTCGACGGGGCGCATTTACCGGTATCTCGGCTGGGGGTTGCTCGTGCTTGCGCTGACCCTGCTGTTCGGGCGCGTATTCTGCAACTGGGTCTGCCCCTACGGAACGCTGCACCAGTTCGTCGGCTGGTTGTTCAACGTTGGGACGGGCAAGAAACGCATCGAAGATAACCGGTACCGGCCCGTCTTCGCGCTGAAATATGTCGTTCTCATCGTTTTCGTCCTCATGGCGGCCATGGGCGCGCTGCAGGTCGGCCTGCTCGACCCGATCTGCCTCATGTACCGCACATTCGCCACCGTAGTGGCCCCTGCCGCGGACCTCGGCATCGACAAGGTTTCCGAGGCGGCAGGCAGCCTCGAACTCGACACGCTGTGGCTCGACAATCTGAAATTCGGCCCTGGTGTCGAACGCCGCGTCTTTGTCGGCTCGTTCTGGATAGGCGTGATCCTGTTCGGGCTCGTGGCGATGAACACGGTCATTCCGCGGTTCTTCTGTCGCGTGCTGTGCCCGCTCGGTGCGTTGCTCGGCGTGTTCTCGCGTTTCGCCTTGTTCCGCATCAACCGCGATGTGCACAAATGCACAGACTGCAATCTGTGCCTGACGCGCTGCGAAGGCGCCTCGGACCCGCAAAGCATCCTGCGCCAGAGCGAGTGCTTTTCCTGCATGAATTGCATTGATGATTGCCCCGAGGACGCCCTGTCGTTCCGCATGCTGCGGCAGGACACAAAACAGGTGAAAGCCGCGCCAGACCTCTCGCGCCGGAAATTGGTTTTTGCTTCCATCATGGGCGTGCTGGCGTATCCTTTCATCAAGAACCACGGCGTAAATACCGACAAGAACTTCTCCGGGGCGCTGATTCGGCCACCCGGTTCCGTGGAAGAGAGCCTGTTCCTTGCCAAGTGTATCAAGTGCGACCAGTGTATCAACGCGTGCCCCACGAACGTGCTGCAGCCGGCCACGTTCGAGGAAGCGGGCGTCGAGGCGCTCTGGACGCCTGTAATGAACTTCGATATCGGGCACTGCCAGTTGAAGTGCACCCTGTGTTCGGAGGTGTGCCCGACAGGCGCAATCCGCAAGATTACCGTCGAGGAGAAATTGGGCAAAGGCGCTTACGCCGGCCAGGGCCCGATCCGGCTCGGCACGGCCTTCTACGATGTCGGGCGATGCTTGCCGCACGCCATGGAAATCCCCTGCGTCGTCTGTGAGGAGGTGTGCCCGGTGTCGCCCAAGGCGATCCAGGCTAAAGACGTCGAGACCAAGGACGTTTTTGGCAATATCGTAGTCTTGAACAAGCCCTTTATCGTGCCGGACCTGTGCATCGGGTGCGGCATCTGCCAGAACGAATGCCCCGTCCGGGATGACCGCGCCGTGTACGTTACGGCGGTGGGGGAAAGCCGGTCGGATGAACGGAAGTTGCTCTTGAAACATCGTGAGGTTACAGGCTGA
- a CDS encoding DUF362 domain-containing protein → MAQHRDIRHPEYQKAPLTRRRFVGRLLTAGGIGGAVAYLAAAPEDWPLSLKDSRGLRSRPVLKPFTLRDYHVEKPDGAFDVGIGREGPPVEKLRRALDAVGGLGHYIKRGDVVLVKPNVAFDRSPNLGATSNPELLEALVRMLLVDCGAQEVRVADNPIESPADCFAKSRIREATERSGGRVYLPDSNAFKMLHTPNAELIRDWWFFHRPFTNVDKVIGLAPVKDHNLCSASMGLKNWYGLLGGTRNQFHQDIHGIVSDLAIMMRPTLTILDGTRVLMKNGPTGGDPSNVKEGDAVLASLDPVASDAWAFEHLLERGRDYPEYLYKAEAKGAGRVDWLGRTKEIAG, encoded by the coding sequence ATGGCGCAGCATAGGGATATCCGGCATCCGGAGTACCAGAAGGCGCCGCTGACGCGCCGCCGTTTCGTGGGACGCCTCCTGACTGCGGGCGGTATCGGCGGCGCCGTGGCATATCTTGCGGCCGCGCCGGAGGACTGGCCCCTTTCGCTCAAGGATTCGAGGGGCCTGCGCAGCCGGCCGGTGCTCAAGCCGTTCACGCTGCGGGACTATCACGTGGAGAAGCCCGATGGCGCTTTTGACGTGGGCATCGGGCGCGAGGGGCCGCCCGTGGAAAAACTCCGGCGCGCCTTGGATGCCGTAGGCGGGCTTGGCCACTACATCAAGCGCGGCGACGTCGTGCTGGTGAAGCCCAACGTTGCCTTCGACCGGTCGCCGAACCTGGGCGCAACGTCGAACCCGGAACTGCTCGAGGCGCTGGTACGCATGCTGCTCGTGGACTGCGGCGCGCAGGAAGTGCGCGTGGCCGACAACCCCATCGAATCGCCCGCGGACTGCTTCGCCAAGAGCCGCATCCGCGAAGCCACGGAAAGGTCCGGCGGCCGCGTGTATCTGCCCGATTCCAACGCGTTCAAGATGCTGCACACGCCCAACGCGGAGCTGATCCGCGATTGGTGGTTCTTTCACCGGCCCTTCACCAACGTGGACAAGGTCATCGGCCTCGCCCCGGTCAAGGACCACAACCTGTGCAGCGCCTCGATGGGCCTCAAGAACTGGTACGGTCTGCTGGGCGGAACGCGTAATCAGTTCCACCAGGACATCCACGGCATCGTATCGGACCTGGCGATCATGATGCGCCCGACGCTGACGATTCTCGATGGAACGCGCGTGCTGATGAAGAACGGACCCACCGGCGGGGATCCCTCGAACGTGAAGGAGGGCGACGCCGTGCTGGCAAGCCTCGACCCCGTCGCGTCGGACGCGTGGGCATTCGAGCACCTGCTCGAACGGGGCCGGGACTATCCCGAATACCTGTACAAGGCGGAAGCCAAAGGCGCAGGCCGCGTCGATTGGCTGGGAAGAACCAAGGAAATTGCGGGCTAG